The following proteins are encoded in a genomic region of Terriglobia bacterium:
- the add gene encoding adenosine deaminase codes for MSLSSLPAHFLSLPKAELHLHLEGSIEPATVCALAARHGQQLSEQEARRRYLYADFAEFIEAFKWVTSYLRDPQDYALIARELGARLLAQNVVYAELTLSVGVMLLRQQKPQANFEAMCRASEELRKQGLRLQWIFDAVRQFGAEAAMEVARIAPQYRNEGVVAFGLGGDELSLPTADFRGVYDYVAEQGLHRLIHAGETGGPQLVREAVEILGAERIGHGIGAMHDPALLEMLAERRIPLEICPTSNICTGALARQLTRDFAQVAEHPLPDLLRQGLAVVLSTDDPAMFHTSLLAEYAHTAAMGLTDDERSRLAALSFEHAFLPAQEKRALAAVRHGVRP; via the coding sequence ATGAGCCTTTCTTCCCTGCCCGCGCACTTCCTTTCCCTCCCCAAGGCGGAGCTGCACCTGCATCTGGAAGGCTCGATCGAGCCGGCCACCGTCTGCGCGCTGGCCGCGCGCCATGGCCAGCAACTTAGCGAGCAAGAGGCCCGCCGCCGCTACCTCTACGCCGACTTCGCGGAATTCATCGAGGCCTTCAAGTGGGTCACCTCCTACCTGCGCGACCCGCAGGACTATGCGCTCATCGCCCGGGAACTCGGTGCACGCCTCCTGGCGCAGAATGTCGTCTATGCCGAGTTGACGCTCTCGGTCGGGGTCATGCTCCTGCGCCAACAGAAGCCGCAAGCCAATTTCGAAGCCATGTGCCGGGCCAGCGAGGAACTGCGCAAGCAGGGCCTGCGGCTGCAGTGGATCTTCGACGCAGTGCGCCAGTTCGGCGCGGAGGCGGCGATGGAGGTGGCGCGCATCGCGCCGCAATACCGGAACGAGGGTGTCGTGGCCTTCGGCCTGGGCGGTGACGAACTCTCGCTCCCCACGGCGGATTTTCGCGGGGTCTACGACTATGTCGCGGAGCAGGGCCTGCACCGCCTGATCCATGCGGGGGAGACCGGCGGACCCCAATTGGTGCGCGAAGCCGTGGAGATCCTCGGCGCGGAACGCATCGGCCATGGCATCGGTGCCATGCACGACCCGGCGCTTCTCGAGATGCTGGCCGAACGCCGCATTCCGCTGGAGATTTGTCCGACCAGCAATATCTGCACCGGTGCGCTGGCGCGGCAACTGACCCGCGACTTCGCGCAGGTCGCCGAGCATCCTCTGCCGGATCTTCTCCGCCAGGGCCTCGCGGTCGTGCTTTCGACCGACGATCCGGCCATGTTCCACACCTCTCTGCTCGCGGAATATGCGCACACCGCCGCCATGGGCCTCACGGACGACGAGCGCAGCCGCCTTGCCGCCCTGAGCTTCGAACACGCCTTCTTGCCCGCCCAGGAAAAGCGCGCCCTGGCCGCCGTACGCCATGGCGTGCGGCCCTAG
- the purS gene encoding phosphoribosylformylglycinamidine synthase subunit PurS, with protein MKAHVWVMPKSTVLDPQGKTIQHALASLGYAAVKDVRQGKFFVLELDGWSRDEAQKHLERLSREVLTNPVIEEYRFEIVD; from the coding sequence ATGAAAGCACACGTCTGGGTGATGCCGAAGTCCACGGTCCTCGATCCGCAGGGAAAAACCATCCAGCATGCCCTGGCTTCGCTGGGTTATGCCGCGGTGAAGGACGTTCGCCAGGGAAAATTTTTCGTTCTGGAGCTGGATGGCTGGAGCCGCGACGAAGCACAGAAGCACCTCGAGCGCCTCTCCCGCGAAGTCCTGACCAATCCGGTCATCGAAGAGTACCGCTTCGAAATCGTCGACTGA